The genomic segment aggataatattttgaaacctgaggtctgacttggctaggtttcatatacgaattatattataaccttCGCAAATTTTAAAGCTGTAAACTGTTATGttattcttccgaaaatttggcttgctggtAGAAACCAGCTATGGAATATAGGGCTCTTCCAtgactgttttattaataataaggtactcaataataattataagctaatttagtaacatataatatatcggTGTTGCTTTGTAACAATTCCAAGTACTTATgtcataatgtaaaattaataagcgATTGTGAAAATTTCAGCACCGTGAGAAAATACGAAGGGCTCGCAAGGCGCAAGAGGCTCGTGCGAAGGCCGCTCAAGAGCAGACTCAGTCGCAGCCGCAGGCCGGCTTCCGTGCGCCCCCTGGGATGGGAGCTTTCGAAAACGTAGACTTCTCTAAACTAGTCTCCGATCGTGAACTCTTTGAAACATTGACGGTATGAAATAAAGTTACTCTATAGATTTTAAACAAaggaaatataaacatattttcacTATAGACTATGTCTAGGAAGCCTGTgatgttttttatatcaattgtatttttaaccATAGACAATGGTCAGTTATGTCTAGCCACCCTATGTGTTTACATAATGTGATCGGATATAAGTCTGCCTGTAAAACGAATAAAGTgaaagtgaaaaaaaatgttaatatattttagcacTAACTTTATTCTGATTCCTATTTTTCCTTATAAgttcatatatataaaggttAGGGGAAGAGAGATCATCATCTAAAACgctgtttatatttaagaataaatctttaaatagaaaatgatttaaaatatttgtatgtattttgtatgctcaaagaaaaaaaaggtaataaaaaagttaattcgtTTTAGGACCCAGAAATATCAGCCGCCGTCTATGACGTTTCATCAAACCCagctaatttcattaaatatcaaaacaacCCCAAGGTAGTTGCTGCCTTAGAATTGTTAAGGAGTAAATTTGGAGCTGGCGGTGGACCTGCAGCGGGTGGTTTCGGaggtagatatattttttttaactagattatcctttttttattgcaaaatcataattaaacaaaaactcactaacaatataaaaatttattatttgtattgtacaAAATGAATTCCAGGAAACTTAATTTGTAaccattcaattttaaaagaagCCTTACAAACtatttgagtttttatttagaaaataataactattttggACCTATTAAATCTGATACTCAACCTGTAATGGTTGCACCATTCCAGTTCCATTAACCATAtcataagtcgagatggcccagtggtacgaacgcgtgaatcttaaccgatgaacgtgggttcgaacccgggcaagcacctctgaattttcatgtgcttaatttctgtttataattcatctcgtgcttttcggtgaaggaaaacatcgtgaggaaacctgcatgtgtctaatttcatcgaaattctgccacatgtgtattctaccaacccgcattggagcagcgtggtggaataagctccaaaccttctcctcaaatagggagaggaggccttagcccaggagtgggacatttacaggctgttactttaaccATATCCAGTTATATCCATGCATGCAACACCACTTGCATATTCATTTAGCTTCAATCATTAGTAACTTCTTAATTAATTCCAGGTTTCGGAGGTGCACCAACTGCTGGAACTAAAACTTCTGATGATGATGTTGGCTTGGATTAAAGACATCCACATTTCGAATATCAAACAATTATTTGAACATTCATAATCAaagtatgttataattataatgtataacacaattaataacatttcttcTATTGTACTAAGGAagtacgtttttattatattttttgcaagattttttttcgtCTTTAAATTGCATGCAAAATTCCCATCGACAAGCTATTTTAGCAAAAATagcatataaataatgatttgaaatataaacgGATTTATTGAAATATCCAAAATATGACTATttaacagaattatattttttttaacaaaaaaaaaatattttcatttaatattgtttagacATCATAAGTTTTATTGTGTAGGAgtggcttattttattttagcattttTAAAGGTACTCAAgatgtttaataaattgtacttttattttgcTGGCATTAAATACTTCAACATGAAAACTGCTGTTTTATTACCTGTCATGCCATGCCCACATGCAGtggagataaattataaaaacaaattaagcatatgaaaattcattctAGTAGCTAGACCACAGATCCCGAGGGTTCAAACCTTGGGTTGGGCCATTAACAAGTTTCTAAACTCAGTAGCAACACAGAGTCTGGAAatattcccgtgcctcgaaaagcataTAAAGGTCATGCAGCTGACCACTTTCGGTCGATTCGGATTTGACGTCCCATCAAGgtatgagggaatagagagagtATCTGTAATTGACCAATATAACATGCCACACACAGTAAGCTAGTCACTGTTGAGAATGGCCTCTAGGGCTGAAATTGGTTGGGAGGacaacattgttttaaaataaaagaattagtAACAGATATCTAATTTACTTtccttttaaataagaatttacaCATCATTGACTCTACCCCAACCTAATCTTATCTTTTTCTCATGCAGTTTCAACCACGATGGCATTTCTTTCGGTAGGGGATGGGCATTTGGGAATTTTAAGGGAGGTGCAGGAGCCTTAAATGGATCTTCATTTCTCAATTTccgcaataaatattctttgttgATTTGCTTTGGATCTCTGTACTTATCCATGTATAAGTTAAATGGCTTTCTCCTGGGGAACCACTCTTGTGGTCGAATGTATGGTGCTGGGAAGTCATATTCATAAActagaacaaaaaaaatatttaaacacaacaTCATAAAACCATTTacacacatattaaaaaatttgaagAGATAAATTACTTGGTTCCTtttgatttaatgttttattaaagaaatctTTCACAGTTGTATCCCAATCACTTTGGTAGAAAGCAAGTCCTATTGGTGTAATGTTATCTTGGTATTTTTTGTACCAATCTCTAGTACAAAATGTTCTTTCCTCCAAAGGTGATGATGATGTTActgaaaaaagaatatattaacaattacataatgaatagatatataaacattttctagTGTTTCATTTTACAACCGTCTTTCGACTAATCTCGCAGTGGCAACAAAGGTTCATTTTACAATTAAGAGggagaaaataaacaaatcattGGAGTAACCCAACTTCCTTACTAGATTCTCTATGAATTCCTTTACAGAACAGCTATTCaagtaattaatttgaaatcaatgttaagaaaacttattaataatgcATATTACTCAATAAAGGTTTATATGGATGATACCAAAGTTTGGACAGTATTCCTTGATTTCCATACAGGataaattttcaattgaatttaattctCTGTGTAACATGATTTTGGTAAAGAGTTggatcaatttaattttattataatattgaattgaataataacaaaacttacTTTTAGGTAAATCATACTTTATCATTCCATcctgtttatataaaacaaaaacatatcgATGGTAACCTGTTCCTTTTAGTGGAAATGGTTGTAAGTAATTAGCTATAACATCCCCCTTTTCGATAGAATTGCCAGGTATATTGGCTATAAGCCAGTGCACATATTCCTTGTCATTTTCAACCAAGTGTCCATCAAGATTGGTTAAAGCAAGTGTCCACAATGTATTACCATCCGACTCATATGAAACATGAGGACTTTGAAGAGCTTCTGCAGGTTTAATTACATTTCCATAATAGACTGGTAAGCAATTACCATCATTTATGTCATAGAATACCTCTAAATGCAATTGAGGTATAAAAAATCCTTCTCCATATAAATGTTCAAATATACCATAATGATCAgctatttgttttttatgcATGGGTCCTAGTGATTTAAGCCAGTCCTTCTTAGCTTGATCCATATCAATTTCCAACATGCCTTTCCGAGCCAATTCttccatttttttatcatttttaactgTTTTCGATAGCTCCATTCGTTCCTCGCGAGCTTTGGAAGATGTTtttctatgaaatattaattatgtttattgttatgGATAAAAGagagtaatgtttattttatttatacgatatattaagtattaaacaAGAATAACTAAATAACCTTGTATCAAATACTCACTTCTCTGATGGGAATCCTATATCAATTCTTGCTGTGTACAATTCATCTTTATAATTCAGCTCATCTAATCTTTCTTTTATTGTTCTACATTGTATTGGAGGTTTTCCTCTTATTCTATGGCCCAACCGTATTTGTTGATAttgattaaaactatttatccgCCAAAAGGAGCGGAaagtattcatattaaatattgttgtcaaaaacaaataaaaagtgaaattataaaaaaactttcgattaaatttacaagtaaataaaataacttaattacatTCAGCAATTAGTGTTATagtataactaatattttaatttgttaaaaatgttaaataagtaAGGTAACCTCTATCATCTGACTAAATTGACAGTGACAGCGGCAACAGGAACTACTACTACCATATCAATAGAATTTGAATCTGGCACAATAAAAgtatttccaaaaatatttataaaaatatttgaagacgAATTACcttaattatagtaaaatatactgCAGGTTGTAGCAGCTTTACTAAAAGACATCAATGTGAAAAAATACAGCGTCAAAAACaagatatttcattttattatataaaatatttccataaagatataaaaataatggtagacaaaaattaattgtttttaatgtctttatcatattttatttcaccacAGAACGGCGAATATTGTATTAATGACAAACACTACTTTGGAGTTtagaaaaataacttaaattattaatgtttaaaacataataataatttttactgcATAATGACAAAACCAAAAACACGTTCAtgggatattatatatatagttagcaAATTgttagataatttatatttacataaattgtcTATCTTGTGTaggatttcataattatatttaaaaaacaactaagAGTCACACTTTTTGCATTTgatgataatgtttttttataatatttttgatctaaaagatatttaataagaGAAAATTTCTAACTAAACTATAACCCGACAAATTAAACTgtgtgaattaaattatatgaatacttttgtttttaattttattctttattcaacaAGTAACAACTGTGCTATTCCATACTATACTACAAATGGATTAAAAAGACAGCTACGTATCTACAGTCACTATAATTCCTTTGTTATTTGTgagaaaataatatgattaaaatttatcattttgcCCTGAAATTTCTAAaggttttagtatttaattgatTTCTATTACCAACATAATAATTGCATATTAATAATGTCGAAATTAAAACAACCAATCAAAACGACGGACGACTGCGTATCTGAATAGCAAGCAAGGCACGACGTCTGTACCGACTTTACTGTTGTGTGAGCAGGAGGTCTAAGCTTCTGAGGACTGTGCAAACTGATGTAAAATTTGTTTCTGTTGTGAGTTGTGACTATGTTGCGTGCGACAGTCGCAACTCGCAAGTATCTCTATTAGTGTGATCACGATCAGTTGCATTAGCTGTGTATTTTGTGATGATTAGATTgtataaattgtgtttttatgaCATTTGCATTTCactgataataatttagtaaaaaattaaatatttaattttactgttgTGTCGAGTGAATAAGTGACAAAATGGTATATTTTTGTCAATCAACGAAGTCGACGATCCTATGTATAGTTCCCCGATCTTTGCAATATTAGGAGCCATTTACACATGGCGAGAAGTCACGTAGGCATTAGTGAATTTTAAACGTGggattttaaattgtaatctaTTTCTGACGGTTACTATTATTAATGTACTTCTTAGAAACATGGATagcaaaaatattcaaaaaaatgcTATGCAGAAAAGTGCTGAATTTACTTTCACACCTCCACCGGAGGCGCCCATATTTGAGCCTACGGCCGAAGAATTTATGGACCCTTTGGGATATATCGCTAAAATTCGTCCTGTCGCAGAAAAAACAGGCATTTGTAAAATAAAGCCACCTGCTCGTTGGCAGCCACCTTTTTCTCTAGAcgtagataaattaaaatttgttccACGGATTCAAAAAGTAAATGAGTTGGAAGCCATAACTCGATTGAAACTTTTG from the Nymphalis io chromosome 10, ilAglIoxx1.1, whole genome shotgun sequence genome contains:
- the LOC126771316 gene encoding 39S ribosomal protein L38, mitochondrial, with the protein product MNTFRSFWRINSFNQYQQIRLGHRIRGKPPIQCRTIKERLDELNYKDELYTARIDIGFPSEKKTSSKAREERMELSKTVKNDKKMEELARKGMLEIDMDQAKKDWLKSLGPMHKKQIADHYGIFEHLYGEGFFIPQLHLEVFYDINDGNCLPVYYGNVIKPAEALQSPHVSYESDGNTLWTLALTNLDGHLVENDKEYVHWLIANIPGNSIEKGDVIANYLQPFPLKGTGYHRYVFVLYKQDGMIKYDLPKITSSSPLEERTFCTRDWYKKYQDNITPIGLAFYQSDWDTTVKDFFNKTLNQKEPIYEYDFPAPYIRPQEWFPRRKPFNLYMDKYRDPKQINKEYLLRKLRNEDPFKAPAPPLKFPNAHPLPKEMPSWLKLHEKKIRLGWGRVNDV